In candidate division WOR-3 bacterium, the genomic stretch TCCTTGAGCGCATGCCAGTCCTTCTGCCTGAGCATCTCGATAATCTCGGGCTCAAGGAGCTGTTTGAGGATGTTGATTCTTTTCCGTTCAGGCATAATGGTAAACATCATCTTAACTTATAATCCTCATCAGGCAAGTTTTTTCTCACCGATTTTTCTTGACATAATGAACTATTGTGGGCAAAATTTGACCGTGAAGCACCAACCTTTACTGGTACTGATGGGGCTATTGTCGTTGGCTTTTCTTTCCTGCCCGACCAGACCGAAAGGCACACCAGGGTTTTCTCCTGAGTCCGAAACCGAAACTGTTAAACCAACCCCATCAGCAACGGTGGCAATTAAAGAGGTGTCTTTTCGGCACGATGTCCTGCCGCTTTTGCGCGAACTCGCTGGTGACTGTCATACCGCTGAAGATATGGCAGGCAACTATGCGCTTGATTCCTATGAGGCGGTAATGGCAGGTGGCACCGATTCCATTCCCAATGTCCTTCCCGGG encodes the following:
- a CDS encoding c-type cytochrome domain-containing protein — translated: MGLLSLAFLSCPTRPKGTPGFSPESETETVKPTPSATVAIKEVSFRHDVLPLLRELAGDCHTAEDMAGNYALDSYEAVMAGGTDSIPNVLPGKPDSSLLYLYLLKGHPFGKRPDSAKLEVIRNWILQGAKNN